In one window of Anaerotignum faecicola DNA:
- a CDS encoding phage scaffolding protein — MEFLKKLFDGKALTYEELETAVNGAGIKLADISSGYAGQGDLEAKERELKAANESIRELTGKLKGFDGVDVEGLKADVKSWETKYNNDMRALKKAAAVDMAVMKAGARNAKAVKALIDMDKVTVKDDGTIEGLDIEKIKETDGYLFNVETVTTEGNGVAAGRAADGAENLNDVIAKAMGII; from the coding sequence ATGGAATTTTTAAAAAAGCTGTTCGACGGCAAGGCCCTCACATATGAGGAACTTGAAACGGCCGTAAACGGGGCGGGCATTAAGCTTGCGGACATTTCGTCAGGCTACGCCGGACAAGGGGACCTTGAGGCGAAAGAACGCGAACTTAAAGCCGCGAACGAAAGCATAAGGGAATTGACGGGGAAACTTAAGGGCTTTGACGGCGTGGACGTTGAAGGGCTTAAAGCGGACGTCAAATCATGGGAAACGAAATACAATAACGATATGCGGGCATTAAAGAAAGCGGCCGCCGTGGATATGGCGGTTATGAAGGCGGGGGCGCGCAACGCGAAAGCCGTTAAGGCGCTTATAGACATGGACAAAGTAACCGTTAAAGACGACGGGACTATTGAAGGCCTTGATATTGAAAAGATTAAGGAAACCGACGGCTATCTGTTCAACGTCGAAACCGTTACAACCGAAGGGAACGGCGTTGCCGCGGGCAGGGCGGCGGACGGAGCGGAAAACCTGAACGACGTAATAGCAAAAGCCATGGGAATTATATAA
- a CDS encoding phage head-tail connector protein, with protein MDRIDKLKKLLGITGNGMDFILNFVLEAVTEQILNYCNIDEIPEGLENTLLSMCIDRYRAEGYGSEQAAGNVKSISEGDVSVTFGSPFSGTDNPSMPFLKGYEQTLNRFRKLGRW; from the coding sequence ATGGACAGGATAGATAAATTAAAAAAGCTTTTGGGCATAACGGGAAATGGCATGGATTTTATATTGAACTTTGTGCTTGAGGCTGTAACTGAGCAGATATTAAACTACTGCAATATTGATGAGATACCGGAAGGCCTGGAAAATACCCTTCTGTCCATGTGTATTGACAGATACCGCGCCGAAGGGTACGGTTCGGAACAGGCGGCGGGGAATGTGAAAAGCATTTCGGAAGGCGACGTTTCCGTGACGTTCGGCTCCCCTTTCAGCGGAACGGATAATCCGTCAATGCCGTTTTTAAAAGGATACGAACAAACGCTTAACAGGTTCAGGAAACTGGGGAGGTGGTGA
- a CDS encoding HK97 gp10 family phage protein: MANGIRVDTRQLKAFRGRLEKLEKFGFGRISRAAADELANRLRRKAEKRTPVDTGTLKAGWTIDGQKRRRKVYRAEVTNPVPYATYVEFGHIQTPGRYVPAIGKRLKSGWVHGYFMLDISTKELRRDADRIVQKMLDKALKEYFDAE; the protein is encoded by the coding sequence GTGGCCAACGGTATAAGGGTGGATACGCGGCAGCTTAAGGCCTTTAGGGGCAGGCTTGAAAAGCTGGAAAAATTTGGGTTTGGGAGAATCTCAAGGGCGGCGGCGGACGAACTCGCAAACAGGCTCCGTAGGAAAGCCGAAAAAAGAACGCCTGTCGATACAGGAACCCTGAAAGCCGGCTGGACGATAGACGGCCAAAAAAGGCGCAGGAAAGTTTATAGGGCGGAGGTGACCAATCCCGTGCCGTATGCCACTTATGTGGAGTTCGGCCATATACAAACCCCGGGGCGGTATGTGCCGGCTATAGGGAAACGGCTTAAAAGCGGCTGGGTGCACGGATATTTTATGCTTGATATTTCCACAAAGGAATTAAGACGCGACGCGGACAGGATAGTGCAGAAAATGCTTGATAAAGCTTTGAAGGAGTATTTCGATGCTGAATGA